A single region of the Microlunatus panaciterrae genome encodes:
- a CDS encoding ABC-F family ATP-binding cassette domain-containing protein, giving the protein MLVARDVEVRAGARLLLEHASFQVAAGDKIGLVGRNGAGKTTLTKILSGEGQPAAGLVTRSGEVGYLPQDPRTGDLDVLAKDRILSARGLDAVVARLRRAELAMGDADESVRDEAMAAYGRAEAQLAAAGGYAAEAEAARIASNLGLADRILHQQLRTLSGGQRRRVELARILFSGADTLLLDEPTNHLDADSIVWLRSFLQGYPGGLMLISHDTGLLQSTVNKVFHLDANRSELDIYAMDWKRYLQQRETDEKRRRRERQNAERKADQLMTQADRMRAKATKATAAQNMAKRAERLLAGLEAERAHDRVAKIRFPDPAPCGKTPLTAADLSKSYGSLEVFTGVDLAIDRGSQVVILGLNGAGKTTLLRILAGVEPSDTGDVTAGHGLRLGYYAQEHETLDVTRSVLENMKTAAPALNETEVRKVLGSFLFSGDEVDKPARVLSGGEKTRLALAKLVVSSANVLLLDEPTNNLDPASRAEVLEAIRTYAGAVVLVTHDEGAVDALDPDRVLLLPDGVEDLWNPEYADLISLA; this is encoded by the coding sequence ATGCTGGTGGCACGTGATGTCGAGGTGCGCGCGGGCGCGCGCCTGTTGCTGGAGCACGCCTCCTTCCAGGTGGCGGCCGGGGACAAGATCGGTCTGGTCGGCCGCAACGGGGCCGGCAAGACGACGCTGACGAAGATCCTCTCCGGTGAGGGTCAGCCGGCGGCCGGACTGGTCACCCGGAGCGGGGAGGTCGGCTATCTGCCGCAGGATCCCCGCACCGGTGACCTCGACGTGCTGGCCAAGGACCGGATCCTGTCGGCCCGTGGCCTCGACGCCGTGGTGGCACGGCTGCGGCGCGCCGAGCTGGCGATGGGGGATGCGGACGAGTCCGTCCGGGACGAGGCGATGGCGGCCTATGGCCGGGCCGAGGCGCAGCTGGCCGCCGCCGGCGGTTACGCGGCCGAGGCTGAGGCCGCCCGGATCGCCAGCAACCTCGGGCTGGCCGACCGGATCCTCCACCAGCAGCTGCGCACCCTGTCGGGTGGCCAGCGGCGCCGGGTGGAGCTGGCGCGGATCCTGTTCTCGGGTGCTGACACGCTGCTGCTGGACGAGCCCACCAACCACCTGGACGCGGACTCCATTGTCTGGCTCAGAAGCTTCCTCCAGGGCTATCCCGGCGGGCTGATGTTGATCAGTCACGACACCGGGTTGTTGCAGAGCACCGTCAACAAGGTGTTCCACCTGGACGCCAACCGGTCCGAGCTTGATATCTATGCGATGGACTGGAAGCGCTACCTTCAGCAACGCGAGACCGACGAGAAGCGTCGCCGGCGGGAGCGCCAGAACGCTGAGCGCAAGGCTGATCAACTGATGACCCAGGCGGACCGGATGCGGGCCAAGGCCACCAAGGCGACGGCTGCGCAGAACATGGCCAAGCGGGCCGAGCGGCTGCTGGCCGGCCTCGAAGCCGAACGTGCTCATGACCGGGTCGCGAAGATCAGGTTCCCCGACCCGGCTCCGTGCGGCAAGACTCCGTTGACCGCTGCGGATCTGAGCAAGAGCTATGGTTCGCTCGAGGTCTTCACTGGTGTTGATCTTGCGATCGACCGGGGGAGCCAGGTGGTGATCTTGGGCCTCAACGGTGCCGGAAAGACCACCCTGCTCCGGATCCTTGCCGGAGTCGAGCCCTCGGACACCGGCGATGTCACCGCCGGACACGGCCTCAGGCTCGGCTACTACGCCCAGGAGCACGAGACGCTCGACGTCACCCGGAGCGTGCTGGAGAACATGAAGACGGCCGCCCCGGCGCTGAATGAGACCGAGGTGCGCAAGGTACTCGGCTCGTTCCTCTTCTCCGGCGACGAAGTGGACAAGCCTGCCCGGGTGCTGTCCGGTGGTGAGAAGACCCGGCTGGCGTTGGCCAAGCTGGTCGTCTCCAGCGCCAACGTCCTGCTGCTGGACGAACCCACCAACAACCTCGACCCCGCCTCCCGGGCGGAGGTGCTGGAGGCCATCCGGACCTACGCCGGAGCGGTCGTGCTGGTCACCCACGATGAGGGTGCGGTAGACGCACTGGACCCGGACCGGGTGCTGCTGCTGCCCGATGGAGTCGAGGATCTCTGGAACCCCGAGTACGCCGACCTGATCTCGTTGGCCTAA
- a CDS encoding enoyl-CoA hydratase/isomerase family protein yields MPDREGPDVDGVRAFPGGVKVSSTDRVTAVLLDRPAVRNAQSFATWSSLATVAETLPADTRVVLLRGSGGDFSSGLDLRLLRAGGLPAEGSLSDLVSGSDEEIERTLATFQLAFSRWRDLPAVVIAVVRGRAIGAGFQLALAADLRIAETGAVFDMAEPRLGLVPDLGGTHRLVELVGFARALEICTSTRPVTATQAAQWGLVNRVVPDDQLDWVVQARVDELCSLPAESAAAVKDLLSKASTRGYPEQLAAERGAQVPLLRSLAARSG; encoded by the coding sequence ATGCCCGACCGTGAGGGCCCGGACGTCGACGGCGTCCGGGCCTTTCCCGGTGGGGTGAAGGTCAGCAGCACCGATCGTGTCACCGCCGTCCTGCTGGACCGTCCGGCGGTCAGGAACGCCCAGTCGTTCGCCACCTGGTCCTCGTTGGCGACTGTGGCCGAGACCCTTCCCGCTGATACCCGGGTGGTGCTCCTCCGCGGCAGCGGAGGCGACTTCAGCTCGGGTCTTGATCTTCGGCTGCTGCGGGCCGGCGGCCTGCCCGCTGAGGGTTCGCTGTCCGACCTGGTGAGCGGCTCCGACGAGGAGATCGAACGAACGCTGGCCACCTTCCAGCTGGCCTTCAGTCGCTGGCGCGACCTGCCGGCCGTGGTGATCGCGGTGGTGCGCGGCAGGGCCATCGGTGCCGGCTTCCAACTGGCGCTGGCCGCCGACCTGCGGATCGCCGAGACGGGCGCGGTCTTCGACATGGCCGAGCCGCGGCTGGGCCTGGTGCCCGACCTCGGCGGCACCCACCGGCTGGTCGAGCTGGTCGGCTTCGCGCGGGCGCTGGAGATCTGCACCAGCACCCGGCCGGTGACGGCGACCCAGGCCGCGCAGTGGGGCCTGGTGAACCGGGTCGTGCCGGACGACCAGCTTGACTGGGTGGTCCAGGCCAGGGTGGACGAACTGTGTTCGCTACCGGCTGAGTCGGCGGCGGCGGTGAAGGACCTACTATCGAAGGCGTCGACCCGAGGCTACCCCGAGCAGCTTGCTGCGGAACGCGGTGCCCAGGTGCCGCTGTTGAGGAGCCTGGCGGCACGATCCGGGTGA
- a CDS encoding ABC transporter ATP-binding protein, with protein MSMMGGGVMRRMAHDAEIKNHRLTKGLVSRILRFAKPYRPLILVFLVMVIIAAGLAVAPPLLFKQIIDEGVLKGNRSLVITLAVTVALLALLEAGLGLVQRWCSARIGEGLIYDLRTRVFDHVLQMPVAFFTRTQTGKLVSRLNSDVIGAQQAFTSTLSTVVSNLISLVLVLVAMLVLSWKLTIAALILLPIFLIPARMFGRKLAELTRAQMQLNGDMSAVMTERFSVSGALLVKLFGRPQDEHGRFAERAGAVRDVSVKIAMNGRIFMTSLTLVAALATALVYGVGGLFTIDGTLTVGTLTALAGLLGRLYGPLTQLTNLRIDVMSALVSFERVFEVLDLKPMIADAEKARRFDGAASVEFDSVNFTYPGPDEVSLASLESVASLDQRRNTTVLHDVSFRIEPGQTVALVGPSGAGKTTITHLLARLYDATGGTVRVGGVDVRELQLQSLQDAVGYVTQDAHMFHDTIRANLTYARPDAGEDEMFAALEAAQVRRLVENLPDGLDTVVGERGYRLSGGERQRLAIARLLLKAPPIVVLDEATAHLDSESEAAVQRALDLAMRGRTSLVIAHRLSTIRNADLILVVDGGRVVQQGRHPDLLAAGGPYAELYRTQFAERVAVGEAG; from the coding sequence ATGTCGATGATGGGTGGCGGGGTGATGCGGCGGATGGCGCATGACGCCGAGATCAAGAACCATCGGCTGACCAAGGGACTGGTGTCGCGGATACTGAGGTTCGCGAAGCCGTACCGGCCGTTGATCCTGGTCTTCCTGGTGATGGTGATCATCGCCGCCGGGCTGGCAGTCGCTCCGCCGCTGCTGTTCAAGCAGATCATCGACGAGGGCGTGCTGAAGGGGAACCGGTCGCTGGTGATCACGCTGGCGGTGACCGTCGCGCTGCTCGCGTTGCTGGAGGCCGGCCTCGGTCTGGTGCAGCGATGGTGCTCCGCGCGGATCGGCGAGGGGCTGATCTATGACCTGCGGACGAGGGTGTTCGATCATGTGCTGCAGATGCCGGTGGCGTTCTTCACCCGGACCCAGACCGGCAAGCTGGTGTCCCGGCTGAACTCCGACGTGATCGGTGCGCAGCAGGCCTTCACCTCGACCTTGTCGACGGTGGTCTCCAACCTGATCAGCCTGGTCCTGGTGCTGGTCGCCATGCTGGTGCTGAGCTGGAAGCTGACGATCGCAGCGCTGATCCTGCTGCCGATCTTCCTGATTCCGGCCCGCATGTTCGGGCGCAAGCTGGCCGAGCTGACCCGGGCGCAGATGCAGCTGAACGGTGACATGTCCGCAGTGATGACGGAGCGGTTCAGCGTCAGCGGCGCCCTGCTGGTCAAGCTGTTCGGCCGACCGCAGGACGAGCACGGCCGCTTCGCCGAGCGGGCCGGCGCGGTCCGCGACGTCTCGGTCAAGATCGCGATGAACGGCCGGATCTTCATGACCTCGCTGACGTTGGTGGCGGCCCTGGCGACCGCACTCGTCTACGGCGTCGGTGGGCTGTTCACCATCGACGGGACGCTGACTGTCGGTACGCTGACCGCTCTCGCCGGTCTGCTCGGCCGGCTCTACGGCCCGCTGACCCAGCTGACCAACCTGCGGATCGACGTCATGTCGGCGCTGGTCAGCTTCGAGCGCGTCTTCGAGGTCCTCGACCTGAAGCCGATGATCGCGGACGCCGAGAAGGCCCGTCGCTTCGACGGGGCGGCATCGGTCGAGTTCGACTCGGTCAACTTCACCTACCCCGGCCCGGACGAGGTCTCACTGGCCAGCCTCGAGTCGGTGGCCTCCCTTGACCAGCGCCGCAACACCACCGTCCTGCACGACGTCAGCTTCCGGATCGAGCCGGGCCAGACGGTCGCCCTGGTCGGGCCGTCCGGGGCCGGCAAGACCACGATCACGCACCTGCTGGCGAGGCTGTACGACGCCACCGGCGGCACGGTCCGGGTCGGTGGGGTCGATGTCCGCGAGCTGCAGCTCCAGTCGCTGCAGGACGCGGTCGGCTACGTCACCCAGGACGCCCACATGTTCCACGACACCATCCGCGCCAACCTCACCTATGCCCGACCGGACGCCGGTGAGGACGAGATGTTCGCAGCACTTGAGGCGGCCCAGGTCCGGCGGCTGGTGGAGAACCTGCCCGATGGTCTGGACACCGTGGTCGGTGAGCGGGGCTACCGGCTGTCCGGCGGTGAACGGCAGCGGCTGGCCATCGCCCGGCTGCTGTTGAAGGCGCCGCCGATCGTGGTGCTGGACGAGGCGACCGCCCATCTCGACTCCGAGTCGGAGGCGGCGGTGCAGCGTGCGCTGGACCTGGCCATGCGGGGTCGGACCAGCCTGGTGATCGCTCACCGGCTGTCGACGATCCGCAACGCCGACCTGATCCTGGTGGTCGACGGCGGCCGGGTGGTCCAGCAGGGCAGGCACCCGGACCTGCTGGCGGCCGGCGGGCCCTATGCGGAGCTCTACCGGACCCAGTTCGCTGAGCGGGTGGCGGTGGGCGAGGCCGGCTGA
- a CDS encoding putative RNA methyltransferase produces MALSDVLDLLRCPHCGDALSPTADRRGVHCQQGHSFDLARQGYLNLLRSGPVKNADTTAMIQARDRFLAGGHYQPIADALRDELESGSAPVTTVLDAGAGTGYYLASVLDGLPGARGLALDVSVAACRRAARVHRRLGAVVADTWQPLPVRTGGIDAVLTVFAPRNLAEFRRVLGPAGRLLIVTPLPEHLSEVRGPLQLLEIEPGKRERLETGSAGLFSEGVHRELRYPIRPTRSELTDLVAMGPNAFHLSTEQIAARVAALDPAPTVTVAVSVTVLRPRQPASPTATRSANWVR; encoded by the coding sequence ATGGCCCTGAGCGACGTCCTCGACCTGCTGCGCTGTCCGCACTGCGGTGACGCTCTGAGTCCGACGGCCGACCGCCGCGGCGTCCACTGTCAACAGGGCCACTCCTTCGACCTGGCCCGGCAGGGCTACCTCAACCTGCTCCGGAGCGGGCCGGTGAAGAACGCCGACACGACGGCCATGATCCAGGCCAGGGACAGGTTTCTGGCCGGCGGCCACTACCAGCCGATCGCTGACGCGCTGCGGGACGAGCTCGAGTCCGGCTCCGCCCCGGTGACGACCGTCCTCGACGCCGGCGCGGGCACCGGGTACTACCTCGCCAGCGTGCTGGACGGCCTGCCCGGTGCCCGTGGGCTGGCTCTGGACGTGTCGGTCGCCGCCTGTCGCCGGGCCGCCCGTGTCCACCGTCGACTGGGCGCGGTCGTCGCCGACACCTGGCAGCCGCTGCCGGTACGCACGGGCGGTATCGACGCCGTCCTGACGGTGTTCGCCCCGCGCAACCTGGCGGAGTTCCGACGGGTGCTCGGCCCGGCCGGGCGGCTGCTTATCGTGACCCCGTTGCCAGAGCATCTGAGCGAAGTGCGCGGTCCGCTGCAGCTGCTGGAGATCGAGCCGGGCAAGCGGGAACGACTCGAAACCGGTTCCGCCGGTCTGTTCAGCGAGGGCGTGCATCGCGAGCTCCGCTACCCGATCCGGCCGACCCGGTCGGAGCTGACCGACCTGGTGGCCATGGGGCCGAACGCGTTCCACCTCTCCACCGAGCAGATCGCCGCCCGGGTCGCCGCGCTCGATCCGGCGCCGACGGTGACGGTGGCCGTGTCGGTGACCGTGCTGCGGCCGCGTCAGCCGGCCTCGCCCACCGCCACCCGCTCAGCGAACTGGGTCCGGTAG
- a CDS encoding SDR family oxidoreductase, whose protein sequence is MDLGLTDRVFVVTAASGGLGRASAAALVAEGARVALVARRGDVLAEVVAELGSDRAVGLAADLADPATAEAVCQLALDSFGRLDGALISVGGPPAGSAVGTTEEQWRSAFDSVFLAGLRVNHAVLRHGTGSDLAIAWVLSTSVKQPIPGLAASNGLRPGLGVLIKQLADELGPQGTRVLGLMPGSVETERVRHLNSLSDDPEAARAASEQSIPLRRYGQPAEFGRVAAFMLSPAASYLTGCVIPVEGGALRSL, encoded by the coding sequence ATGGACCTTGGACTGACCGACCGCGTCTTCGTCGTCACCGCCGCGAGTGGCGGACTGGGCCGGGCGAGTGCCGCCGCGCTGGTGGCCGAGGGCGCCCGTGTGGCGCTGGTGGCCCGCCGCGGCGACGTGCTGGCCGAGGTGGTGGCCGAGCTCGGGTCCGACCGCGCCGTCGGCCTTGCCGCCGACCTGGCCGACCCGGCCACGGCCGAGGCCGTCTGCCAACTGGCCCTGGACAGCTTCGGTCGCCTCGACGGAGCCCTGATCAGCGTCGGCGGACCGCCGGCCGGCAGCGCGGTCGGCACCACCGAGGAGCAGTGGCGCTCGGCCTTCGACTCGGTCTTCCTCGCCGGGCTGCGGGTCAACCATGCCGTGCTCCGGCACGGCACCGGATCGGACCTGGCGATCGCGTGGGTGCTGTCGACCTCCGTCAAGCAGCCGATCCCCGGCCTGGCGGCCTCGAACGGGCTGCGTCCCGGCCTGGGGGTGCTGATCAAGCAGCTGGCCGACGAGCTCGGCCCGCAGGGAACCCGGGTGCTCGGGTTGATGCCGGGGAGCGTGGAGACCGAGCGGGTGCGGCATCTGAACTCGCTGTCCGACGACCCCGAGGCGGCCAGGGCCGCCAGCGAGCAGAGCATCCCGCTGCGCCGCTACGGTCAGCCGGCCGAGTTCGGCCGGGTGGCCGCCTTCATGCTCTCACCGGCCGCGTCCTACCTCACCGGGTGCGTGATCCCGGTCGAGGGCGGGGCGCTCCGCTCGCTGTGA